One genomic window of Pseudomonas aeruginosa includes the following:
- a CDS encoding aconitase family protein: MKHAHLIVPRTLVAGSASGELLYAPTGLSFWGGVDPRSAEVIDRHHPLSGRHLHGRLLAIPGGRGSCTGSSVLLELILGGRAPAAILLREPDEILALGAIVAEELFGRSLPIACLGERFDELAAYPWARLADGRLELHRDAPPPLEARPAEALATDAGPRLDAFDQALLAGEHGEAARLAMRIVLRMAALQGAQRLIDIQRAHIDACIYTGPAGLRFAETLRDLGARVQVPTTLNAISVDQRRWREQGVPAALGEPAAALARAYLDMGAQPSFTCAPYLLDDSARAGEQIVWAESNAVLFANSVLGARTNKYADFMDICCALTGRAPLAGCHLDEQRQARVLIEVEDLGSVDDAFYPTLGYLCGLLCDGQIPAIDGLRQRQPDHDALKAFGAALGTSSSVPMFHVIGVTPEAPDLASAFGGRAPRRTLRVGRERLRDAWRELDSAGETRIDLVALGNPHFSASEFAQLAALCHGRRRHPEVALVITSSRQVVAQAEAAGHLATLQAFGARLVTDTCWCMLDEPLVPPGARTLMTNSAKYAHYAPGLVGRQVRFAGLAGCVEAAVGGRAPAGLPAWLSEDC, from the coding sequence ATGAAGCACGCACACCTCATCGTTCCCCGTACCCTGGTCGCCGGCAGCGCGTCCGGCGAACTGCTGTACGCACCGACCGGCCTGAGCTTCTGGGGCGGCGTCGACCCGCGCAGCGCGGAAGTGATCGACCGTCACCACCCGCTCAGCGGCCGCCATCTGCACGGCAGGCTGCTGGCGATTCCCGGTGGGCGCGGCTCCTGCACCGGCAGCAGCGTACTGCTGGAACTGATCCTCGGCGGACGTGCGCCGGCGGCGATCCTCCTGCGCGAACCGGACGAAATCCTCGCCCTCGGCGCGATAGTCGCCGAGGAACTGTTCGGCCGCTCGCTACCCATCGCCTGTCTCGGCGAGCGCTTCGACGAACTCGCCGCCTATCCCTGGGCGCGCCTGGCCGACGGTCGCCTGGAACTCCACCGCGATGCCCCGCCGCCGCTGGAGGCCCGGCCCGCCGAAGCGCTGGCGACCGATGCCGGCCCGCGACTGGACGCCTTCGACCAGGCCCTGCTCGCCGGCGAACACGGCGAAGCCGCGCGCCTGGCGATGCGCATCGTCCTGCGCATGGCGGCGTTGCAGGGCGCGCAACGGCTGATCGACATCCAGCGCGCGCACATCGACGCTTGCATCTACACCGGCCCGGCCGGCCTGCGTTTCGCCGAGACCCTGCGCGACCTCGGTGCCCGGGTGCAGGTACCGACCACCCTCAACGCCATCTCCGTGGACCAGCGCCGTTGGCGCGAACAGGGCGTACCCGCCGCCCTCGGCGAGCCAGCCGCGGCCCTGGCCCGGGCCTATCTCGACATGGGCGCGCAGCCCAGCTTCACCTGCGCGCCCTACCTGCTCGACGACAGCGCGCGGGCCGGCGAACAGATCGTCTGGGCCGAGTCCAACGCGGTGCTCTTCGCCAACAGCGTGCTCGGCGCACGCACCAACAAGTACGCCGACTTCATGGATATCTGCTGCGCCCTCACCGGTCGCGCGCCGCTGGCCGGCTGCCACCTCGACGAGCAGCGCCAGGCGCGGGTACTGATCGAAGTGGAAGACCTCGGCAGCGTCGACGATGCCTTCTACCCGACCCTCGGCTACCTCTGCGGCCTGCTCTGCGACGGACAGATCCCGGCGATCGACGGCCTGCGGCAGCGGCAGCCGGACCACGACGCGCTCAAGGCCTTCGGCGCGGCGCTGGGCACCAGTTCCTCGGTGCCGATGTTCCACGTCATCGGCGTCACCCCGGAAGCCCCTGACCTGGCCAGCGCCTTCGGCGGCCGCGCGCCGCGGCGGACCCTGCGGGTCGGACGCGAGCGCCTGCGCGACGCCTGGCGCGAGCTGGACAGCGCCGGCGAGACGCGGATCGACCTGGTGGCGCTGGGCAACCCGCACTTCTCCGCCAGCGAATTCGCCCAGCTCGCCGCGCTCTGCCACGGCCGCCGCAGACACCCGGAGGTAGCGCTGGTGATCACCAGCAGCCGGCAGGTCGTCGCCCAGGCCGAAGCGGCCGGGCACCTGGCGACGCTGCAGGCGTTCGGCGCGCGGCTGGTCACCGACACCTGCTGGTGCATGCTCGACGAACCGCTGGTGCCGCCGGGCGCGCGCACCCTGATGACCAACTCCGCCAAGTATGCCCACTACGCCCCCGGACTGGTCGGCCGCCAGGTGCGCTTCGCCGGCCTCGCCGGCTGCGTCGAGGCCGCCGTCGGCGGGCGGGCCCCCGCCGGGCTGCCCGCCTGGTTGAGCGAGGACTGCTGA
- a CDS encoding aldehyde dehydrogenase (NADP(+)) — MPSILGHNYVGGARSAAGNLILRSLDADSGEALPYAFVQATEAEVDAAARAAERAYPHYRQLSATRRAGFLEAIASRLDALGDDFVALVSRETALPAARIQGERIRTANQLRLFAEVLRRGDFHGARIDRGQPGRTPPRPDLRQWRIGLGPVAVFGASNFPLAFSTAGGDSAAALAAGCPVVVKAHGGHMATAECVADAILQAAADSGMPDGVFNMVYGSGVGEALVRHPAIRAVGFTGSLKGGRALCDLAAARPQPIPVFAEMSSINPLVVLPEALRRRGRQVAEELAASVTLGCGQFCTKPGLVLGLRSPGFDAFVAALGEALAARPAQSMLNAGTLRSYVEGLQRLERHPGIRRLAGAPQEGRQAHPQLFKADVGLLLEGDELLQEEVFGPATVVVEAADEEQLARALDNLHGQLSATLIGEADDLAAFAGLVPLLERKAGRLLFNGYPTGVEVCDAMVHGGPYPATSDARGTSVGTLAIERFLRPLCYQDYPDSLLPDALKNANPLGLLRLVDGRSTREALD, encoded by the coding sequence ATGCCCAGCATCCTCGGTCACAACTATGTCGGCGGCGCTCGCAGCGCCGCCGGCAACCTCATCCTGCGCAGCCTCGACGCCGACAGCGGCGAAGCGCTGCCCTACGCCTTCGTCCAGGCCACCGAGGCGGAGGTCGACGCCGCCGCCCGCGCCGCCGAACGCGCCTATCCACACTACCGGCAACTGTCCGCCACGCGCCGCGCCGGATTCCTCGAGGCGATCGCCTCGCGCCTCGACGCCCTGGGCGACGACTTCGTCGCCCTGGTCAGTCGCGAGACCGCGCTGCCCGCCGCACGCATCCAGGGCGAACGGATACGTACCGCCAACCAGTTGCGGCTGTTCGCCGAAGTCCTGCGGCGTGGCGACTTCCACGGCGCGCGCATCGACCGTGGACAACCCGGGCGTACCCCGCCGCGCCCCGACCTGCGCCAGTGGCGAATCGGTCTCGGCCCGGTGGCGGTGTTCGGTGCCAGCAACTTCCCGCTGGCCTTTTCCACCGCCGGCGGCGACAGCGCCGCCGCCCTGGCCGCCGGCTGCCCGGTGGTGGTCAAGGCACACGGCGGACACATGGCCACAGCCGAATGCGTGGCCGACGCGATCCTCCAGGCGGCGGCCGACAGCGGCATGCCGGACGGGGTATTCAACATGGTCTACGGCAGCGGCGTCGGCGAGGCGCTGGTGCGCCATCCGGCCATCCGCGCGGTCGGCTTCACCGGTTCGCTCAAGGGCGGGCGCGCACTGTGCGACCTGGCAGCGGCGCGGCCGCAGCCGATCCCGGTGTTCGCCGAGATGAGCAGCATCAATCCGCTGGTGGTGCTCCCCGAAGCCCTGCGCCGGCGCGGCCGGCAGGTGGCGGAGGAGCTGGCCGCCTCGGTGACGCTCGGCTGCGGCCAGTTCTGCACCAAGCCGGGCCTGGTGCTTGGCCTGCGCTCCCCCGGCTTCGACGCCTTCGTCGCGGCCCTGGGCGAGGCACTGGCCGCCAGGCCGGCACAGAGCATGCTCAACGCCGGCACCTTGCGCAGCTATGTCGAAGGACTGCAACGCCTGGAGCGCCACCCCGGCATCCGGCGCCTGGCCGGCGCGCCACAGGAAGGGCGGCAGGCCCATCCGCAGTTGTTCAAGGCCGACGTGGGCCTGTTGCTGGAAGGCGACGAACTGCTCCAGGAAGAGGTGTTCGGCCCGGCCACCGTGGTCGTCGAGGCGGCCGACGAGGAACAGCTTGCTCGCGCGCTGGACAACCTGCACGGCCAGTTGTCGGCGACCCTGATCGGCGAAGCGGACGACCTCGCGGCGTTCGCCGGGCTGGTCCCGCTGCTCGAACGCAAGGCCGGGCGCCTGCTATTCAACGGCTATCCGACCGGCGTCGAGGTGTGCGACGCCATGGTCCACGGCGGCCCCTACCCGGCCACCTCCGACGCTCGCGGCACCTCGGTGGGAACCCTGGCCATCGAGCGTTTCCTGCGCCCGCTGTGCTACCAGGACTACCCCGACAGCCTGCTCCCGGACGCCCTGAAGAACGCCAACCCGCTGGGCCTGCTGCGCCTGGTCGATGGCCGGAGCACGCGCGAGGCGCTGGATTGA
- the lhpD gene encoding bifunctional delta(1)-pyrroline-2-carboxylate/delta(1)-piperideine-2-carboxylate reductase, with the protein MIRMTLDEVRELAVRILRRHAFSEAHVQAVADTLVAGERDECASHGIWRLLGCIATLKAGKVSADAEPELHDIAPGLLRVDAHGGFSQCAFRLGLPHLLEKARSQGIAAMAVNRCVHFSALWVEVEALTEAGLVALATTPSHAWVAPAGGRKPIFGTNPIAFGWPRPDGPPFVFDFATSAVARGEIQLHERAGKPIPLGWGVDEQGEPTTDASAALRGAMLTFGGHKGSALAAMVELLAGPLIGDLTSAESLAYDEGSRSSPYGGELLIAIDPRRMLGASAEEHLARAETLFEGIVEQGARLPSQRRFEARERSARDGVTIPEALHRELLALLE; encoded by the coding sequence GTGATCCGAATGACGCTGGACGAGGTCCGCGAGCTGGCCGTGCGCATCCTGCGCCGGCACGCTTTCAGCGAAGCCCATGTACAGGCGGTGGCCGATACCCTGGTGGCGGGGGAGCGTGACGAATGCGCGTCCCACGGTATCTGGCGGTTGCTCGGCTGCATCGCCACCCTGAAGGCCGGCAAGGTATCCGCCGACGCCGAGCCGGAACTGCACGACATCGCTCCCGGCCTGCTGCGGGTCGACGCCCATGGCGGGTTCTCCCAGTGCGCATTCCGGCTGGGGCTGCCGCATCTGCTGGAGAAGGCCCGCAGCCAGGGTATCGCGGCGATGGCGGTAAACCGCTGTGTGCATTTCTCCGCGCTATGGGTTGAGGTCGAGGCACTCACCGAGGCGGGCCTGGTGGCCCTGGCGACCACGCCGAGTCATGCCTGGGTGGCGCCGGCGGGCGGACGCAAGCCGATCTTCGGCACCAACCCGATCGCCTTTGGCTGGCCGCGTCCGGACGGCCCGCCGTTCGTCTTCGACTTCGCCACCAGCGCCGTGGCGCGTGGCGAGATCCAGTTGCACGAACGCGCCGGCAAGCCAATCCCGCTGGGCTGGGGGGTGGACGAGCAGGGCGAGCCGACCACCGATGCCAGCGCCGCGTTGCGAGGCGCCATGCTCACTTTCGGCGGGCACAAGGGCTCGGCCCTGGCGGCGATGGTCGAACTGCTCGCCGGTCCGCTGATCGGCGACCTGACCAGTGCCGAGTCGCTGGCCTACGACGAGGGCAGCCGTTCTTCTCCCTACGGTGGCGAACTGCTGATCGCCATCGATCCGCGGCGCATGCTCGGCGCCTCGGCGGAGGAGCACCTGGCGCGCGCCGAGACGCTGTTCGAAGGCATCGTCGAACAGGGCGCGCGCTTGCCCTCGCAGCGACGCTTCGAAGCGCGCGAACGCAGCGCCAGGGACGGTGTGACGATTCCCGAGGCGTTGCACCGGGAGCTGCTGGCGTTGCTGGAGTGA
- a CDS encoding transporter substrate-binding domain-containing protein: MNTKKTLALALTAALGCSLAGLAQADKLDDIIESGKLRCAVTLDFPPMGSRDAQNNPVGFDVDYCNDLAKALDVKAEIVETPFPDRIPALVSGRADVIVASTSDTLERAKTIGMSIPYFAFVKVVLTREDTGIASYEDLKGRPVGGTAGTFEALALEKDSKAWGDAKGSFRAYQSEADTALAISQGHIDATVVSSTVAASWIKSGKYKGLKIAGDAPYDIDYVALGAKRNEYGLLNYLNLFINQQVRTGRYAELAQKWVGGTAPELTTSAVYR, from the coding sequence ATGAATACCAAGAAGACCCTTGCCCTAGCCCTCACCGCTGCCCTGGGCTGTTCCCTCGCCGGTCTCGCCCAGGCCGACAAGCTCGACGACATCATCGAGTCCGGCAAGCTGCGCTGCGCCGTCACCCTGGACTTTCCGCCGATGGGCTCGCGCGATGCGCAGAACAACCCGGTGGGCTTCGACGTCGATTACTGCAACGACCTGGCGAAGGCCCTGGACGTCAAGGCGGAGATCGTCGAGACGCCCTTTCCCGACCGCATCCCGGCGCTGGTATCGGGTCGCGCCGACGTGATCGTCGCGTCCACCTCGGACACCCTGGAGCGGGCCAAGACCATCGGCATGAGCATCCCCTACTTCGCCTTCGTCAAGGTGGTACTGACCCGCGAGGACACCGGCATCGCCAGCTACGAGGACCTCAAGGGCCGCCCGGTCGGCGGCACCGCCGGCACCTTCGAGGCGCTGGCCCTGGAGAAGGACAGCAAGGCCTGGGGCGACGCCAAGGGCAGCTTCCGCGCCTACCAGTCCGAGGCCGACACCGCCCTGGCGATCAGCCAGGGGCATATCGACGCCACGGTCGTCTCTTCCACCGTCGCCGCCTCGTGGATCAAGTCGGGCAAGTACAAGGGCCTGAAGATCGCCGGCGACGCGCCCTATGACATCGACTACGTGGCCCTCGGCGCCAAGCGCAACGAATACGGCCTGCTCAACTACCTGAACCTGTTCATCAACCAGCAGGTGCGCACCGGCCGCTACGCCGAGCTGGCGCAGAAATGGGTCGGCGGCACGGCGCCGGAGCTGACCACCAGCGCGGTCTACCGCTGA
- a CDS encoding amino acid ABC transporter permease: protein MFDYTFHWRSAFNALPEMLAGSLVTLQVTALSMLFGILIALLLAFARLGGNRPLRAAAGAWISIARNTPALFQIYILYFGLGSFGLHVSSWFALLAGVTFNNAGYLAETFRGGLQAVPETQLRAARSLGMSAPQAYRLVVIPQLLRVVFYPLTNQLVWAMLMTSLGVVVGLTDDLTGVTQALNVKTFRTFEYFALAAVLYFAMAKLLVLAARLLGWRLFRY, encoded by the coding sequence ATGTTCGACTACACCTTCCACTGGCGCTCGGCGTTCAACGCCCTGCCGGAGATGCTCGCCGGCAGCCTGGTGACGCTCCAGGTCACCGCGCTGTCGATGCTCTTCGGCATCCTCATCGCCCTGCTCCTGGCCTTCGCCCGGCTCGGCGGCAACCGCCCGCTGCGCGCCGCCGCCGGAGCCTGGATCTCCATCGCGCGGAATACCCCGGCGCTGTTCCAGATCTACATCCTCTACTTCGGCCTGGGCTCCTTCGGCCTGCACGTCAGTTCCTGGTTCGCCCTGCTCGCCGGGGTCACCTTCAACAACGCCGGCTACCTCGCCGAGACCTTCCGCGGCGGCCTCCAGGCGGTGCCCGAGACCCAGTTGCGGGCGGCCCGCTCGCTGGGCATGAGCGCGCCGCAGGCCTATCGCCTGGTGGTGATCCCGCAGCTGCTGCGGGTGGTGTTCTACCCGCTGACCAACCAGTTGGTCTGGGCCATGCTGATGACCTCCCTCGGCGTGGTGGTGGGCCTGACCGACGACCTCACCGGCGTCACCCAGGCACTCAACGTCAAGACCTTCCGCACCTTCGAATACTTCGCCCTGGCCGCCGTCCTCTACTTCGCCATGGCCAAGCTGCTGGTGCTGGCCGCCCGCCTGCTGGGCTGGCGCCTGTTCCGTTACTGA
- a CDS encoding amino acid ABC transporter permease, whose amino-acid sequence MFTTSLTANDLLFLLQGAWTTLAITAMAMLIGTLLGVVFGLLRALLPSASLPLAALLDVFRSVPLLIQFVLLNSFKSILGLDWSAFAVACLVLGVYAAAYCTEVVRGGVLSVPPSVRRAARSLGLSYRQDLFHIVLPMAARVAFPGWVNLTLSVMKDTSLVLWIGIVELLRASQTIVTRIQEPLFVLCIAGLVYYFMSWVVARLGARLERRWQQ is encoded by the coding sequence GTGTTCACCACCAGCCTCACCGCCAACGACCTGCTGTTCCTCCTGCAAGGCGCCTGGACCACCCTCGCCATCACCGCCATGGCGATGCTGATCGGCACCCTGCTGGGTGTCGTCTTCGGCCTGCTCCGCGCCCTGCTGCCAAGCGCCAGCCTGCCGCTGGCGGCGCTGCTCGACGTATTCCGCAGCGTGCCGCTGCTGATCCAGTTCGTCCTGCTCAATTCCTTCAAGAGCATCCTCGGCCTCGACTGGAGCGCCTTCGCCGTGGCCTGCCTGGTGCTCGGCGTGTACGCCGCCGCCTACTGCACCGAGGTGGTCCGCGGCGGCGTCCTCTCGGTACCGCCGAGCGTGCGCCGGGCGGCGCGTTCGCTGGGCCTGAGCTATCGCCAGGACCTGTTCCACATCGTCCTGCCGATGGCCGCCCGGGTGGCCTTCCCCGGTTGGGTCAACCTGACCCTGTCGGTGATGAAGGACACCTCGCTGGTGCTCTGGATCGGCATCGTCGAACTGCTGCGCGCCTCGCAGACCATCGTCACGCGCATCCAGGAACCGCTCTTCGTGCTCTGCATCGCGGGGCTCGTCTATTACTTCATGAGCTGGGTGGTCGCGCGACTCGGCGCCCGGCTGGAACGGAGATGGCAGCAATGA
- a CDS encoding amino acid ABC transporter ATP-binding protein: MIEISGVHKAYGQFEVVKGVDLRVDKGEVLSIIGGSGSGKSTLLMCINGLEPIQRGSIRVDGIDVHARGTDLNRLRRKIGIVFQQWNAFPHLTVLENVMLAPRKVLGKSRAEAEAMALKQLTHVGLGDKLKVFPQRLSGGQQQRMAIARALAMSPDYMLFDEATSALDPQLVGEVLDTMRLLAEEGMTMVLVTHEIRFARDVSDRVAFFRNGLVHEIGTPDQVIGNPQRPETVEFLRSVL; this comes from the coding sequence ATGATCGAGATCAGCGGCGTGCACAAGGCCTACGGCCAGTTCGAGGTGGTCAAGGGTGTAGACCTGAGGGTGGACAAGGGCGAGGTGCTGTCGATCATCGGCGGCTCCGGTTCCGGCAAGTCGACCCTGCTGATGTGCATCAACGGCCTGGAGCCGATCCAGCGCGGCAGCATCCGCGTCGACGGCATCGACGTGCATGCCCGCGGTACCGACCTCAACCGCCTGCGGCGGAAGATCGGCATCGTCTTCCAGCAGTGGAACGCCTTCCCCCACCTGACCGTGCTGGAAAACGTCATGCTCGCGCCGCGCAAGGTGCTCGGCAAGAGCCGCGCCGAAGCCGAGGCGATGGCGCTGAAGCAACTCACCCACGTCGGTCTCGGCGACAAGCTCAAGGTCTTCCCCCAGCGCCTTTCCGGCGGCCAGCAACAGCGCATGGCGATCGCCCGGGCGCTGGCGATGTCGCCGGACTACATGCTGTTCGACGAAGCCACCTCGGCGCTCGACCCGCAGTTGGTCGGCGAGGTGCTGGACACCATGCGCCTGCTCGCCGAGGAAGGCATGACCATGGTCCTGGTCACCCACGAGATCCGCTTCGCCCGCGACGTGTCCGACCGGGTGGCGTTCTTCCGCAATGGCCTGGTCCACGAGATCGGCACCCCCGACCAGGTGATCGGCAACCCGCAGCGGCCGGAGACGGTGGAATTCCTCCGCTCGGTGCTCTGA
- a CDS encoding dihydrodipicolinate synthase family protein, protein MSKHVNWSGVFPAVTTQFNADFSVNLEETHTVISNLVRDGVSGLVVCGSVGENTSLTIEEKMAVTEVAKDASGGRVPVICGIAEFTSAGAAKVAKAVERVGVDGIMVMPALVYSSKPHETAEHFRSVASGTDLPVMVYNNPPIYRNDVTPDILVSLADCENIVCFKDSSGDTRRFIDVRNQVGERFILFAGLDDVVLESVAVGAQGWISGMSNVFPKEGETIFRLARAGRFAEAMPIYEWLMPILHLDARPDLVQCIKLCEQLAGRGSALTRPPRLALRGADREHVERIMAKALASRPALPDVGL, encoded by the coding sequence ATGAGCAAGCACGTCAACTGGAGCGGCGTATTCCCCGCGGTCACCACCCAATTCAACGCCGATTTCTCGGTGAACCTGGAGGAAACCCACACGGTCATCTCCAACCTGGTGCGCGACGGCGTGTCCGGGCTGGTGGTATGCGGCAGCGTCGGCGAGAACACCTCGCTGACCATCGAGGAGAAGATGGCCGTCACCGAGGTCGCCAAGGATGCCTCCGGCGGCCGCGTGCCGGTGATCTGCGGGATCGCCGAGTTCACCAGCGCCGGCGCGGCGAAGGTGGCCAAGGCGGTGGAGCGGGTCGGCGTCGACGGCATCATGGTGATGCCGGCGCTGGTCTATTCCTCCAAGCCGCACGAGACCGCCGAGCATTTCCGCAGCGTGGCCAGCGGCACCGACCTGCCGGTGATGGTCTACAACAACCCGCCGATCTACCGGAACGACGTCACCCCGGACATCCTGGTTTCCCTGGCCGACTGCGAGAACATCGTCTGCTTCAAGGACAGCTCCGGCGACACCCGCCGCTTCATCGACGTACGCAACCAGGTGGGCGAGCGCTTCATCCTCTTCGCCGGGCTCGACGACGTGGTCCTGGAAAGCGTGGCGGTGGGTGCCCAGGGCTGGATCTCGGGAATGTCCAACGTGTTCCCGAAGGAAGGCGAGACCATCTTCCGCCTGGCCAGGGCCGGGCGCTTCGCCGAGGCGATGCCGATCTACGAGTGGCTGATGCCGATCCTCCATCTCGACGCCCGTCCCGACCTGGTGCAGTGCATCAAGCTCTGCGAGCAACTCGCCGGTCGCGGCAGCGCCCTCACCCGTCCACCGCGCCTGGCCCTGCGCGGCGCCGATCGCGAGCACGTCGAGCGGATCATGGCCAAGGCCCTGGCCAGCCGGCCGGCGCTGCCGGACGTCGGCTTGTAG
- a CDS encoding trans-3-hydroxy-L-proline dehydratase, whose amino-acid sequence MRSQRIVHIVSCHAEGEVGDVIVGGVAAPPGATLWEQSRWIARDQDLRNFVLNEPRGGVFRHANLLVPAKDPRAQMGWIIMEPADTPPMSGSNSLCVATVLLDSGILPMREPLTRLLLEAPGGLIEARAECRDGKAERVEIRNVPSFADRLDAWIEVEGLGSLQVDTAYGGDSFVIADARRLGFALRADEAAELVATGLKITHAANEQLGFRHPTNPDWDHLSFCQLAAPPERRDGVLGASNAVVIRPGKIDRSPCGTGCSARMAVLQAKGQLRVGERFVGRSIIGSEFHCHIESLTELGGRPAILPCLSGRAWITGIHQYLLDPDDPWPQGYRLSDTWPGGHC is encoded by the coding sequence ATGCGTTCGCAGCGGATCGTCCACATCGTCAGTTGCCATGCCGAAGGCGAGGTCGGCGACGTGATCGTCGGCGGCGTCGCCGCACCGCCCGGCGCCACCCTCTGGGAACAGTCGCGCTGGATCGCCAGAGACCAGGACCTGCGCAACTTCGTCCTCAACGAACCGCGCGGCGGAGTGTTCCGCCACGCCAATCTGCTGGTGCCGGCCAAGGACCCGCGCGCGCAGATGGGCTGGATCATCATGGAGCCGGCCGACACCCCGCCGATGTCCGGTTCCAATTCGCTGTGCGTGGCCACCGTACTGCTCGACAGCGGCATCCTGCCGATGCGCGAACCGCTGACCCGGCTGCTGCTGGAAGCGCCGGGCGGGCTGATCGAGGCCCGCGCGGAATGCCGCGACGGCAAGGCCGAGCGGGTGGAAATCCGCAACGTGCCGTCGTTCGCCGACCGCCTCGACGCCTGGATCGAAGTCGAGGGCCTCGGCTCGCTACAGGTCGACACCGCCTACGGCGGCGACAGCTTCGTCATCGCCGACGCCCGGCGCCTGGGCTTCGCCCTGCGCGCCGACGAGGCCGCCGAGCTGGTCGCCACCGGCTTGAAGATCACCCACGCGGCCAACGAACAACTGGGCTTCCGCCACCCGACCAACCCGGACTGGGACCATCTGTCCTTCTGCCAGCTGGCCGCGCCGCCGGAGCGCCGCGACGGTGTCCTCGGCGCGAGCAACGCGGTGGTCATCCGCCCCGGCAAGATCGACCGCTCGCCCTGCGGCACCGGCTGCTCGGCGCGGATGGCGGTGCTCCAGGCGAAAGGCCAGCTGCGGGTCGGCGAACGCTTCGTCGGGCGCTCCATCATCGGTTCGGAATTCCACTGCCACATCGAGTCGCTGACCGAACTCGGCGGCCGTCCGGCGATCCTCCCGTGCCTGTCCGGGCGGGCCTGGATCACCGGCATCCACCAGTACCTGCTCGACCCGGACGATCCCTGGCCGCAAGGCTATCGGCTGTCCGACACCTGGCCCGGCGGCCACTGCTGA